From a region of the Pseudoxanthomonas sp. X-1 genome:
- the lolD gene encoding lipoprotein-releasing ABC transporter ATP-binding protein LolD, producing the protein MSKPMQDSSVIRAQALAKTYAEGRMKTPVFDGLDLDVQAGETVAIVGASGAGKSTLLHLLGGLDTPTSGEVFVAGQKMSGLSNAARGKLRNRALGFVYQFHHLLPEFTALENVMMPVALGGGDLGEARQRATTLLEHVGLGHRLEHKPGELSGGERQRAAVARALVNNPGCVLGDEPTGNLDDKTAETVFSLMLDLNRAQRTSLVLVTHDRGLAARLDRTLELHQGKLRPIAL; encoded by the coding sequence ATGAGTAAGCCGATGCAAGACAGCAGCGTGATCCGCGCGCAGGCGCTGGCCAAGACCTATGCCGAGGGCAGGATGAAGACGCCGGTCTTCGACGGCCTGGATCTGGACGTGCAGGCCGGCGAGACCGTGGCCATCGTCGGTGCCTCCGGCGCCGGCAAGAGCACGCTGCTGCATCTGCTGGGCGGCCTGGACACGCCGACTTCGGGTGAGGTCTTCGTCGCCGGGCAGAAGATGTCGGGCCTGTCCAACGCGGCGCGCGGCAAGCTGCGCAACCGGGCGCTGGGCTTCGTCTACCAGTTCCATCACCTGCTGCCCGAGTTCACCGCGCTGGAGAACGTGATGATGCCGGTGGCGCTGGGTGGCGGCGACCTGGGCGAGGCGCGCCAGCGCGCGACCACGCTGCTCGAGCACGTCGGCCTGGGCCATCGCCTGGAACACAAGCCGGGCGAGCTCTCCGGCGGTGAGCGCCAGCGTGCGGCCGTGGCCCGGGCGCTGGTCAACAACCCCGGCTGCGTGCTGGGCGACGAGCCCACCGGCAACCTGGACGACAAGACCGCCGAGACCGTGTTCTCGCTGATGCTGGACCTCAACCGCGCCCAGCGCACCAGTCTGGTCCTGGTGACCCACGACCGCGGCCTGGCCGCCCGCCTGGACCGCACGCTGGAACTGCATCAGGGCAAGCTGCGCCCGATCGCGCTCTGA
- a CDS encoding Lrp/AsnC family transcriptional regulator, whose amino-acid sequence MSSDVPPETAARPLRIDPGLRLDQDDLRILQILSRQARVTKSTLASEIGLSITPTWERVRKLEAAGLIRGYRAVIDWQRLFKTSQVLVQIVLGQHTATSMRTFAQRMADAPEVAFCYATGGGIDYIAMIECSDIAQYQAFMEQLLGEDLGIARYSTYVVTKAIRAPGERPLPALDLPRDS is encoded by the coding sequence ATGTCTTCCGATGTTCCGCCCGAGACGGCCGCCCGGCCGCTGCGCATCGATCCGGGCCTGCGCCTGGACCAGGACGACCTGAGGATCCTGCAGATCCTCTCGCGCCAGGCGCGCGTGACCAAGTCCACCCTGGCCAGCGAGATCGGCCTGTCGATCACGCCCACCTGGGAGCGCGTGCGCAAGCTGGAGGCCGCCGGCCTGATCCGCGGCTACCGCGCGGTGATCGACTGGCAGCGCCTGTTCAAGACCAGCCAGGTGCTGGTGCAGATCGTGCTGGGCCAGCACACCGCCACCTCGATGCGCACCTTCGCCCAGCGCATGGCCGACGCCCCGGAAGTGGCGTTCTGCTACGCCACCGGCGGCGGCATCGACTACATCGCCATGATCGAGTGCAGCGACATCGCCCAGTACCAGGCCTTCATGGAGCAGCTGCTGGGCGAGGACCTGGGCATCGCGCGCTACTCCACCTACGTGGTCACCAAGGCCATCCGCGCCCCGGGCGAGCGGCCCCTGCCCGCCCTGGACCTGCCACGGGACAGCTGA